The following proteins are co-located in the Carassius gibelio isolate Cgi1373 ecotype wild population from Czech Republic chromosome A21, carGib1.2-hapl.c, whole genome shotgun sequence genome:
- the LOC127942074 gene encoding uncharacterized protein LOC127942074 yields MQTNNVIRVKFKDSKRYIFSSKPFTFQSFLECVANKFDLPTMDVKVFDDSKTEVDEEAFVYLLTRPDLGVLEIVIPGTANIDDSLSSSSLGDEGTSESDDTAMLITSPPEKNLAEEHRLAKMIEEILKTSPGGEKIINEYTRTKGLSDTRRRYMVKILVAHLTNEHGTSPSRRLKEEYAKGIISLFPCLADPRSKLGYEHYYNAEDGSGYLAWRIKTLQKEASEGRMKRPRQPQTGGPTADRQSYKEDCYLTEDRHCQEAIALMKHTADEAVVKEKMKLTLAYRQKLLHDPKKSADILSVFSRFLDIPGLINQDFGLLFGDATSAKLLEKWSTNIKPKVIAQSRGLTQTSELQDLIQNAEATEVEEGWDSDMSSILMLVHLLPPSSQGRKRPGKISAKQACDRLVKFIKTGNSIQGHLDSIGERLQPYLLAVGPNKSRIHSWFIVIDQHALPCKASNSLACVDELFKHLILMP; encoded by the exons ATGCAGACCAACAATGTTATCAGAGTGAAGTTCAAAGACAGCAAGAgatatattttttcttcaaaaCCTTTTACATTTCAATCATTTTTGGAATGTG TTGCCAATAAATTTGATCTTCCTACAATGGATGTGAAAGTCTTTGATGACTCGAAGACAGAAGTTGATGAGGAAGCATTCGTATATCTGCTGACACGACCAGATCTTGGTGTATTAGAAATTGTCATCCCAGGCACAGCAAACATTGATG ATTCTTTAAGCTCAAGCTCATTAGGAGATGAAGGTACATCAGAGTCTGATGACACTGCAATGTTGATTACAAGCCCTCCTGAAAAAAATCTAGCTGAGGAACATCGTCTTGCCAAG ATGATTGAAGAGATTCTAAAGACCAGCCCTGGAGGTGAAAAGATTATAAACGAATATACCCGCACCAAAGGTCTGTCCGATACCCGAAGACGTTACATGGTGAAAATTTTGGTAGCACATTTAACAAATGAACATGG aacaaGCCCTTCCCGACGTTTGAAGGAAGAATATGCGAAAGGAATCATTTCCCTCTTCCCATGCTTGGCTGACCCCAGGAGCAAGCTTGGATAT GAGCATTATTACAATGCAGAAGATGGAAGTGGATATTTGGCGTGGAGAATTAAAACTCTGCAGAAAGAAGCATCAGAGGGACGGATGAAGCGTCCACGGCAACCACAAACAG GTGGGCCAACTGCTGACAGACAATCCTACAAAGAAGACTGCTATTTGACTGAAGACCGTCATTGTCAGGAAGCAATAGCCCTGATGAAGCATACAGCTGATGAGGCAGTGGTAAAGGAAAAGATGAAGTTAACGCTGGCCTATCGCCAGAAGCTGCTGCATGACCCTAAAAAGTCTGCTGATATTCTATCAGTTTTCTCACGATTCCTGGATATACCAGGCTTG ATTAATCAAGATTTTGGACTTTTGTTTGGTGATGCGACCTCTGCAAAGTTGTTGGAGAAGTGGTCTACCAACATAAAACCAAAGGTTATTGCACAGAGCCGTGGCCTCACACAGACTAGTGAGCTCCAAGACCTCATCCAAAATGCTGAAGCCACTGAAGTTGAAGAAG GGTGGGACAGCGACATGTCTTCCATTCTGATGCTGGTTCACCTTTTGCCACCCTCAAGTCAAGGCCGCAAGAGACCGGGAAAGATCTCAGCCAAACAAGCATGTGATCGTCTTGTGAAATTCATCAAG ACCGGTAACAGTATCCAAGGGCACTTGGACAGTATTGGAGAAAGACTCCAGCCGTATCTACTCGCTGTTGGGCCGAACAAAAGTAGGATCCATTCTTGGTTTATTGTGATTGACCAACATGCTCTACCCTGTAAGGCTTCTAATTCATTGGCCTGTGTTGATGAGCTTTTCAAACATTTGATCCTAATGCCATGA